A part of Drosophila ananassae strain 14024-0371.13 chromosome 2R, ASM1763931v2, whole genome shotgun sequence genomic DNA contains:
- the LOC6506584 gene encoding rho guanine nucleotide exchange factor 16 isoform X3: protein MSTVNPSNGQRLSCTGSLNSTSSGHPSEPVTLPRKRRSRAVGEVAVTSHYRNSSSVYLNGPPSAEPVRPAPEPVYQNEAAAISQRWSHAHQRAKLLTSMRVCSENSGKVTMTVSTFVDDSDHYYETLSPFKDKRHSTQLVRHHQDAGQVRSARSSSRRSKNHSISAHALGEHVVMSDDYDSFETDSDEHGEEETNQRLRNQNDSGVDMRNHRLPKPPAAQNQVYEFVRKFFFSSKKSPKSSQQKLYENAPAPAPTQFYVESGKRSEDLYESTDYGPERSPPASSHLEQPPVLRKQQKNGKSLRSRLRKSLVGSSFDSKQLSTLSATRSTFYVEDPEALIPELHGSGEMDSGFSEKTTPTPETQKFSTMARKAKKEAKAARRRTTIGLRPHDPPPPPPPPPITGNKTPTEAGERENEREQEPGQTTSWYAECGVFKQATSAATVSPRGDEPVTPTPSGHGGVSSWYAESGLYQTSGVSVASSSGSSGVSTGNEAGLGDELPSEPHSLFSNEPLYQMYSAAKLESITRDLEAHESSTDGYEEIGQHAKTKPEPMAKPRPSALQLVEPKNGPSRTLWSEIPEVIQSHILPTLTSRERNLQEAKFEIITSEASYLKSLNLLRRHFMNHSAFLDTSVLSAKDRKALFSYIVPVHECSERLLTELEACWQDNIMLLGLSRCIYEIAERHFHVYVAFCEHQGRMDRTLRRLKESKESMAFQQHLERLEASPNCCGLNLHSFLMLPMQRITRLPLLIDAVFSKESPLNREEYEGWKLTLALVQKLVAQCNEAANRREQAYELERIATQLEFPAHVRALAIAPVGVPRTGAKPRYLVKRGELTHLVWRGEDAKLTFGKRLTKVSIYAFLFSDLLVLCKRRGESSFSVFDYCPRSMLTLAAGDSLPQLPTKDLKDQAGKNLILMTLLENCDRKTIELVLSCPSVSDQQRWLQAMRPPEAETPGEKLYESWDCPQVVAKHSYESDEPDVLQLELGDVVNVSRKLPDGWYQGERIRDGAVGWFPGSYTEELNSAHVRARNLKQRHRLLTFTATYLEAQKAK, encoded by the exons ATGTCGACCGTTAATCCCAGCAATGGCCAGCGTCTCAGCTGCACCGGCAGCCtcaacagcaccagcagcgGTCATCCCTCAGAACCGGTCACCCTGCCGCGCAAGAGACGCTCCCGGGCCGTCGGCGAGGTGGCGGTCACCAGCCATTATCGCAACTCCAGCAGCGTCTACCTCAACGGACCGCCGTCCGCCGAGCCAGTGCGTCCAGCGCCCGAGCCCGTCTACCAGAACGAGGCGGCGGCCATCAGCCAGCGCTGGAGTCACGCCCACCAACGGGCAAAGCTGCTAACATCCATGAGGGTGTGTTCCGAAAATTCCGGAAAAGTCACCATGACAGTGAGCACTTTTGTAG ATGACTCGGATCATTACTACGAGACTCTGTCGCCTTTCAAGGACAAGCGCCATTCGACGCAGCTGGTCCGACATCACCAGGATGCCGGGCAAGTGCGATCCGCTCGCTCCTCCAGCCGTCGCAGCAAGAACCACTCCATCTCCGCCCATGCCCTGGGTGAGCACGTGGTCATGTCGGATGACTACGACTCCTTTGAGACGGACAGCGATGAGCACGGCGAGGAGGAAACAAACCAAAGGCTGCGAAAC CAAAATGACAGCGGCGTGGACATGCGGAATCACCGGCTCCCGAAGCCACCTGCTGCCCAAAACCAAGTCTACGAATTTGTCCGCAAATTCTTCTTCTCCAGCAAGAAATCTCCAAAGAGCAGCCAACAGAAGCTGTACGAGAACGCCCCGGCCCCGGCACCCACTCAGTTCTACGTCGAGAGCGGCAAGCGATCGGAGGATCTCTACGAAAGTACGGATTATGGTCCGGAACGAAGTCCTCCGGCATCGAGCCACCTAGAGCAGCCGCCGGTTCTCAGGAAGCAGCAGAAGAATGGCAAAAGTCTGCGTTCCCGGCTCCGAAAGAGCCTGGTCGGTTCCAGTTTCGACAGCAAACAGCTATCCACCTTGTCAGCCACACGGAGCACCTTCTACGTGGAGGATCCCGAGGCACTAATCCCGGAGCTACATGGTTCTGGAGAAATGGATTCCGGCTTCTCGGAAAAGACGACACCAACGCCGGAGACCCAGAAGTTCTCAACGATGGCGCGGAAAGCCAAGAAGGAGGCGAAGGCCGCCCGGCGCCGCACCACCATCGGTCTGCGACCCCACGATCCACCCCCGCCCCCGCCTCCGCCACCGATCACAGGCAACAAGACGCCCACCGAAGCCGGAGAGCGGGAAAACGAGCGAGAACAAGAACCGGGCCAGACCACCTCCTGGTACGCGGAGTGTGGAGTCTTTAAGCAGGCCACCAGTGCTGCCACTGTGTCTCCCCGAGGCGATGAGCCGGTCACGCCCACGCCCAGCGGCCATGGAGGCGTCAGCTCGTGGTACGCAGAGTCAGGTCTCTACCAGACCAGCGGCGTGTCCGTGGCCAGCTCCAGCGGCAGCTCGGGCGTTTCCACGGGCAACGAGGCCGGCCTAGGCGATGAACTGCCCTCGGAGCCGCATAGTCTGTTCTCCAACGAACCGCTCTACCAAATGTACAGTGCCGCCAAGCTGGAG TCGATCACCCGCGACCTGGAGGCGCACGAGAGTTCCACCGACGGCTACGAGGAGATTGGCCAGCACGCGAAGACCAAGCCAGAGCCGATGGCGAAGCCACGACCCTCGGCCCTGCAGCTGGTGGAGCCCAAGAACGGGCCATCCCGAACCCTGTGGAGCGAAATCCCCGAAGTCATTCAGTCCCACATACTGC CCACCTTGACGAGTCGCGAACGAAATCTTCAGGAAGCCAAGTTCGAGATAATCACATCGGAGGCGAGCTACCTAAAGTCGCTCAACCTGCTCCGGCGCCACTTCATGAACCACAGCGCCTTTCTGGACACCTCCGTGCTAAGTGCCAAGGACCGGAAGGCATTATTCTCCTATATTGTGCCCGTGCACGAGTGCTCGGAACGTCTACTCACGGAGCTGGAAGCCTGCTGGCAGGACAACATCATGCTCCTTGGACTAAGTCGGTGCATCTATGAGATTGCCGAGCGGCATTTTCATGTGTATGTTGCATTCTGTGAGCACCAGGGTCGGATGGACAGGACGTTGCGACGGCTAAAGGAGTCCAAGGAGTCTATGGCCTTCCAGCAGCACTTGGAGCGACTGGAGGCCAGTCCCAACTGCTGTGGCTTGAACCTCCACTCGTTCCTGATGTTGCCCATGCAGAGGATTACCCGCCTACCTCTCCTTATCGACGCCGTCTTCAGCAAGGAGTCGCCGCTGAATCGCGAGGAGTACGAAGGCTGGAAGCTGACGCTTGCCCTCGTCCAGAAACTG GTGGCCCAGTGCAACGAAGCGGCCAATCGCCGGGAGCAGGCCTACGAGCTGGAGCGCATTGCCACCCAACTGGAGTTTCCTGCCCACGTCCGTGCGCTGGCCATCGCTCCGGTGGGTGTGCCGAGGACGGGAGCGAAACCCCGCTATTTGGTGAAACGTGGCGAGCTAACCCACCTTGTCTGGCGGGGAGAGGACGCCAAGCTGACCTTCGGTAAGCGCCTAACGAAGGTCAGCATTTACGCCTTCCTCTTCTCGGACCTGCTGGTGCTCTGCAAACGGCGAGGTGAGTCCAGCTTCAGTGTCTTCGACTACTGCCCGCGGAGCATGCTGACACTAGCCGCTGGCGATTCGCTACCCCAGCTGCCCACCAAAGACCTCAAGGACCAGGCTGGCAAGAACCTCATCCTGATGACCCTGCTGGAGAACTGTGACCGCAAGACCATCGAACTG GTCTTGTCCTGCCCCTCGGTGTCCGACCAGCAGCGATGGCTGCAGGCGATGCGACCGCCAGAGGCGGAGACGCCCGGCGAGAAGCTATACGAGTCCTGGGACTGTCCGCAGGTGGTGGCCAAACATAGCTACGAATCGGATGAGCCGGACGTTCTTCAGCTGGAGTTGGGCGATGTTGTCAACGTGTCCCGCAAGCTACCCGATG GCTGGTACCAGGGCGAAAGGATTCGTGACGGCGCCGTCGGTTGGTTCCCCGGAAGCTATACCGAGGAGCTGAACTCGGCTCACGTTCGAGCTCGAAACCTGAAGCAGCGACACCGACTACTTACCTTCACGGCCACATATCTGGAGGCCCAGAAGGCAAAGTGA